In one Streptomyces venezuelae genomic region, the following are encoded:
- a CDS encoding isocitrate lyase/phosphoenolpyruvate mutase family protein produces the protein MVSPARTLRALHHGRAPDDPLVLPGPWDAASARVFEEAGYEALATPSAGIALALGYEDGQVPPKLMFEAVGRIARAVSVPVSMDAETGYGLTAKELVDRLLEAGAVGCNLEDSCPGEGSASVLRDPHEQADWLARVRDAAGDRLVINARVDTFVRGVADPERAVERARLYLAAGADCVYPILAPPEAVPVLRAGIEGPLNVLATPDGPSPRELGGLGATRVTFGPGLLRRAMAALRDIADGVRRA, from the coding sequence ATGGTGAGCCCCGCACGGACCCTGCGCGCCCTCCACCACGGCCGCGCGCCCGACGACCCGCTGGTCCTGCCCGGACCGTGGGACGCCGCGAGTGCCCGCGTCTTCGAGGAGGCGGGGTACGAGGCGCTGGCCACGCCCAGCGCCGGCATCGCGCTCGCCCTCGGGTACGAGGACGGGCAGGTCCCGCCGAAGCTGATGTTCGAGGCGGTGGGCCGGATCGCCCGCGCCGTCTCCGTCCCGGTGTCGATGGACGCCGAGACCGGATACGGCCTGACCGCCAAGGAGTTGGTCGACCGGCTCCTCGAAGCGGGCGCCGTCGGCTGCAACCTGGAGGACTCCTGCCCGGGCGAGGGCTCCGCGAGCGTCCTCCGGGACCCGCACGAGCAGGCCGACTGGCTGGCGCGGGTGCGGGATGCGGCGGGCGACCGGCTGGTGATCAACGCGCGCGTCGACACGTTCGTCCGCGGTGTCGCCGACCCGGAACGGGCCGTCGAGCGGGCCCGCCTGTACCTGGCGGCGGGCGCGGACTGCGTCTACCCGATCCTCGCGCCGCCCGAGGCGGTCCCGGTCCTGCGGGCGGGCATCGAGGGACCGCTCAACGTCCTCGCGACGCCGGACGGTCCCTCCCCGCGCGAGCTGGGCGGACTCGGCGCGACCCGCGTCACGTTCGGCCCCGGCCTGCTGCGCCGCGCCATGGCGGCGCTGCGGGACATCGCCGACGGAGTGCGCCGGGCATGA
- a CDS encoding carboxymuconolactone decarboxylase family protein — protein MTPRTTHLDPGVVSAMSALGAAAKKGLDDPVLAELVMMRASQINACAFCLDMHADVALEHGETPKRIALLNAWEEAGDLFSARERAALALTEAVTVLTEGFVPDEVYAKAAEHFTEAGLAHLLGVITVINSWNRLMVSRRIAPGGPAW, from the coding sequence GTGACCCCTCGCACCACGCACCTGGACCCCGGCGTCGTGAGCGCGATGAGCGCGTTGGGCGCCGCCGCGAAGAAGGGCCTTGACGACCCGGTGCTCGCGGAGCTCGTGATGATGCGGGCCTCGCAGATCAACGCCTGCGCCTTCTGCCTCGACATGCACGCGGACGTCGCCCTGGAGCACGGCGAGACCCCGAAGCGCATCGCGCTCCTGAACGCCTGGGAGGAAGCGGGCGATCTGTTCAGCGCCCGCGAACGCGCCGCCCTCGCGCTCACCGAGGCCGTCACCGTCCTCACCGAGGGCTTCGTGCCGGACGAGGTGTACGCGAAGGCCGCCGAGCACTTCACTGAAGCCGGACTCGCCCACCTCCTCGGCGTGATCACCGTCATCAACAGCTGGAACCGCCTGATGGTCAGCCGCCGCATCGCGCCCGGAGGCCCGGCATGGTGA
- a CDS encoding carboxymuconolactone decarboxylase family protein gives MSTPSAPHVHEHTPRLDWAQHAPEVFKAMIKLDTAARKGLDPVVHELVKIRASQLNHCAFCLDMHSKDALAAGESVERIIQLSAWEESRHFYTAKEIAAIELTEAITVLTDGFVPDEVYAKAAEHFDEAELTQLIAAITVINAWNRFGVSTRMVPGHYKAEGNK, from the coding sequence ATGAGCACTCCCTCCGCACCCCACGTCCACGAGCACACCCCCCGCCTCGACTGGGCCCAGCACGCCCCCGAGGTCTTCAAGGCCATGATCAAGCTCGACACGGCCGCCCGTAAGGGCCTCGACCCCGTCGTCCACGAACTCGTCAAGATCCGCGCCTCGCAGCTCAACCACTGCGCGTTCTGCCTCGACATGCACTCCAAGGACGCCCTCGCGGCGGGCGAGAGCGTCGAGCGGATCATCCAGCTCAGCGCCTGGGAGGAGTCGCGGCACTTCTACACGGCGAAGGAGATCGCCGCGATCGAACTGACCGAGGCCATCACCGTGCTCACCGACGGTTTCGTGCCGGACGAGGTGTACGCGAAGGCCGCCGAGCACTTCGACGAGGCGGAGCTGACCCAGCTCATCGCCGCGATCACCGTCATCAACGCGTGGAACCGCTTCGGCGTCAGCACGCGGATGGTGCCGGGCCACTACAAGGCCGAGGGCAACAAGTGA
- a CDS encoding PLP-dependent aminotransferase family protein translates to MGDTWANLGVDLHLETGGSVSRHGVRKGLTDALREAVRGGRLAPGTRLPSSRSLAVDLGIARNTVADAYADLVAEGWLTARQGSGTRVAERVVPPPVRPAPPRRQGGAPTYDLTPGSPDLASFPRAEWLKAARRALAAAPHGALGYADPRGRAELRTALAEYLARARGVHADPDRIVVTAGFVHALAVMGRVLRARGEREVAVESYGLDLHWNLLHHAGLRTVPLAFDALGTDVSGLGPGSCSAKAVLLTPAHQFPMGVPLHPDRRAAAVDWARRAGGVIIEDDYDGEFRYDRQPVGALQGLDPEHVIYLGTASKSLAPGLRLGWMVLPSGLRDEVLAEKEATGASCGALDQLTLAEFLTSGAYDRHVRAARLRYRRRRDQLVEAVAGRAPEVRATGIAAGLHAVLELPRGTEQSIVQAANWERLAVHGLSRYRHPLSTAPTRDALVVGYGTPTEHAWAGALGALGRVLP, encoded by the coding sequence ATGGGAGATACGTGGGCCAATCTGGGCGTCGACCTGCATCTGGAGACGGGCGGCTCCGTGTCCCGCCACGGCGTCCGCAAGGGCCTGACGGACGCGCTGCGGGAGGCGGTACGCGGCGGCCGTCTCGCCCCCGGCACCCGCCTGCCCTCCTCCCGCTCCCTCGCCGTCGACCTCGGCATCGCGCGGAACACGGTCGCCGACGCGTACGCCGATCTGGTCGCCGAGGGCTGGCTCACCGCCCGCCAGGGTTCGGGCACGCGCGTCGCGGAGCGCGTCGTGCCGCCACCGGTGCGGCCCGCGCCGCCCCGCAGGCAGGGCGGGGCGCCGACGTACGACCTCACCCCCGGCTCGCCGGACCTCGCGTCGTTCCCGCGCGCGGAGTGGCTCAAGGCGGCCCGGCGCGCGCTGGCGGCGGCTCCGCACGGCGCCCTCGGGTACGCGGACCCGCGCGGCCGCGCCGAGCTGCGCACCGCGCTCGCCGAGTACCTCGCACGGGCGCGGGGCGTGCACGCCGACCCCGATCGCATCGTCGTCACCGCCGGGTTCGTGCACGCTCTCGCGGTCATGGGGCGGGTGCTGCGGGCGCGCGGGGAGCGGGAGGTGGCCGTCGAGTCGTACGGCCTCGACCTCCACTGGAACCTGCTGCACCACGCGGGCCTGCGCACGGTGCCGCTCGCCTTCGACGCCCTGGGCACCGATGTCTCCGGCCTCGGTCCCGGCTCCTGCTCGGCGAAGGCGGTGCTGCTCACCCCCGCGCACCAGTTCCCGATGGGCGTGCCGCTCCACCCCGACCGGCGCGCCGCCGCGGTCGACTGGGCGCGGCGCGCGGGCGGGGTGATCATCGAGGACGACTACGACGGTGAGTTCCGCTACGACCGGCAGCCGGTCGGCGCGCTCCAGGGCCTCGACCCCGAGCACGTGATCTACCTCGGCACGGCGAGCAAGTCCCTCGCCCCCGGCCTGCGGCTCGGCTGGATGGTGCTGCCGTCCGGCCTGCGGGACGAGGTCCTCGCCGAGAAGGAGGCCACGGGCGCGTCCTGCGGCGCGCTCGACCAGCTGACGCTCGCGGAGTTCCTCACGTCGGGGGCGTACGACCGCCATGTCCGTGCCGCACGGCTGCGGTACCGGCGCCGCAGGGACCAGTTGGTGGAGGCGGTGGCGGGGCGGGCGCCCGAGGTGCGTGCGACCGGCATCGCGGCGGGGCTGCACGCGGTGCTCGAACTGCCGCGGGGCACCGAGCAGTCCATCGTCCAGGCCGCCAATTGGGAGCGGCTCGCGGTCCACGGCCTGAGCCGCTACCGCCACCCGCTCTCGACGGCGCCGACGCGGGACGCGCTGGTGGTGGGGTACGGGACGCCGACGGAGCATGCGTGGGCGGGGGCGTTGGGGGCGTTGGGCCGGGTGCTGCCGTAA